The Longimicrobium sp. genomic sequence GCCGTGGTGCTCCGGCTCCTTATCCGCCACTGACACCACTGTCCTCCGGCGGCCTTCCCGCAGTGCCGATCCAGATCTGTGCGTGCCCGCTGGCACCGGAAGAACCCGTGAGCGGCAGCGGGGAAGGATGGATCGCAGAACGATCGGCCGCCCTGCAGGCCCCTCGGTACTGCGCCGCTGTCGCGGACGTCTTCACTCGGATCCATCAGGCCTCCGGACGTCGACCACCATGGTGGAGAGCCACGCCGGCCGCGGAGCGTCGTAGGCTCCGTACGACTGCACGAGCTGCGGCGGCGCCGCGCACGTAGGCCCGGGTGCAGCGTCTGCTCGTGCAAATCGGCTCCGAGGAAGCGTTGGACGGCGTGGGACGAGCGTGGATGGGGTAAGAGCGCGACGTCCATTGCGAGGCGGCGGCCGCCATCGCGCGCCTGTCAAGCGAGCTTCGGTTGCGCCGGTATAGCCCGAGGCCGCTGCGGCGCGTGTGGGTACGGTTCAGCTCCGCCGCCCCGCTCCACTGGATCGTCACCGTCACTGAGGGCGTGGCGACGCCGCCGGACGAGCGATCACTCGTCCACGCTGCATCGTTGGTTGCTTCAGCAGGCTGGCGGGACACGATGAAGGGTAGCCGCCTACCCTCGCGAATTTATTGACGCGTCGGTCTGCCGCTCTTACTGTGCGCGAAAGCAGAAGTTAGGTCGCACTATCCATCAATCGATCATCTCAACGGCGGCAGAACCGCTACTCCGGAATGGCAATCGCTTGGTACGTTGAGCACTGAGGCTGAGGCGCACACCAACCCGACAGACCCTGGATTAATCTAATGAAGTGTTCGCGCGCGTTGGTTGTGCCGCCGTTCCTCGGCGTGCTCTGGACTTCGAGCGTAGTCGGCCAGCAGGTGCAGCAGTTCGCTCTTGCCGCCCCGGTAAACATGGTGGCGTACTCCAGGGACGGAGCACGAATTGCTGCTGCCTTGGAAGACGGCCGTTTAGTGCTCTTGGACCCGTCGGGCGGGCAGGTGCTGAAGACAATCCGGCCGAATCAGGGCGCGGTAAACTCTGTCACATTCTCTCCTGATAACAGGATACTCGCAACCGGAGGCGAGGACGGCGAAGTCGTGCTGTGGGACGCGGCAACGCTGGTCGAAAGCCGCCGCCTCCGCGGACATCAAGGAGCGGTCTACCGCATCACCTTTTCGCCGGATGGGCGGTTGCTCGCGAGCGGCGGGCAGGATAAGACCGTGCGGATATGGGACATTGCGACCGGGACGCAACGGAACAACTTCACCGGCCACCCCGGTCCGGTGGTTTCAGTAGCGTTCTCTCCCGACGGTCGTGTGCTCGCCAGCTCCAGCCTGCGCGCAAGCCTCCGTGCAGGGAAGACGCTGATCCTCCACGACGTGGCCAGCGGTCGGACGCTGATGGAACTAACGCCGCATAAGTACCGCGGCTTCGGAAGAAACGAAACCGTCTACATGGCCTCTTACTCACCTGACGGGAAGGAGTTCGCGACCGCCAGCGACAACCGCGAGATTATTCTGTGGGACAATCAAGTGAGTGACACCCTCCACCTTTTGGAGGCGCACCAGAAGGCAGTGATGGCCTTGGCATTCTCCCCGGACGGGCGGCTGCTCGCGTCTGGCGGCCTCGACAACCGCACGCTCATCTGGAGCACGGAAAGCGGACTGTTGGAAACCGAACTGCCCATTGCACAGGACTGGATACTCTCGGTTTCCTTCTCGCCGGATGGCCGGAGGTTAGCCGCTTCCAGTAAGGACGGGACTGTGCGGGTATGGGACCTCTCAGCCACGCTAGCGCGGCTCGCCCACTCAGTGGACGAGCCCGACCGCGGGTCGGGCGCTGTCGTCAGCGAACGCTCCACGGGGCGAACTGTACTGTTCATCCTGAACCCGTCGAATGTCAGCGGCGACGAACTGTGGGTGAACCCCTTTGTTGTCTTCGAAAGGGGAAATTTTATCTCGCCGTTAGACGGGTTCATCCCCAAGGGCGGTTTCAATTACCAATCCGGCGATTCAAGGGAGGCCTCCCGCCGCTTGCTGCAGACCTATTTCCCTTCGCGCGAGAGCGTGGCAGTGGTTCAAGGGGGGGTCCGCATCGGGGCCGCCGTCCTGAACCCGGTCGACTACGAGGGGAAAGATCTGTTTGACGGCTGTTTCGGGGGGTACGGCGTAACTGCGCGCGGCAGGTTCTCCGTGCCGCCGCACGCCCGGAGCTTTATTGGTGTGAGGGGAGCACGAGCTTTTCCAGAAGGTCGTAGCGCCCGTCGCATCGCCACGATTTCGGAAAGGACCTCGTTCCTGCGTGCCGCTCGTGACGTCCTGCAGGCACGCGGCGCGCCGCCGACTATCCTACGTTCCCTGACGGTTGTCACGGATGCGGGCGATGACGTCCAGGTTGTCGACCTCGATCGCGATGGCTCGCTCGAACTCGTGGGAAGCGTTGCGGTCCACAGTGGGGGGGTCCAGCACAACCTCTTCTTGATTGTGAAAGCGGGCGCAGGGGCTGTCCGTCCGGCTCTGGTGAGCTATCACCGTTCTGAATTTCCTGCCGACGGAAACCGAAGTCACGAGACGGAGCGATTTGTAGATCACATCGACATAGATGGTGACGGCGCAGACGAGATTATCGTGACAAAGGAGCAATATGAAGGGATGTACTACGTGATCTTCAAACGAAACGGCACCGAATGGGGAATCGTCTACCGCGGCGGCGGCGGCGGGTGCTGAAGCTGTCTTGAGCGCTCGCTGGGAGCATTGGTTCACCACGTCCCGCAAAGGAAAAATGCCTGCCCCGCTACTGCTTTCCGATTAAGAACGAGAACCGATAGAAGGCTCGACGTACGACACCATCCATCATCGACATCGTTTGGTAGAAACGGCATCAGATCCGACCTAACTTGCACCGCGGTTGAGACAAGTCCAACGTCCAGTATGACTGGACTCCAACCACACCAGCACGATCTCCTAGTCACGCTGTGCCAATGCGGCTCCATGGCCTTGGCGGAGATAGACGGCCGCAATTTGAGTCCTCTACTGGCGCGACACCTGGCTCTCGAGCAGTCTGGCGTGGTGCGCCCGACAAGAGCAGGGCGAGAGGTGGCGATGCAGAGGCCGGAGTCTAGCACGAGCTCT encodes the following:
- a CDS encoding WD40 repeat domain-containing protein gives rise to the protein MKCSRALVVPPFLGVLWTSSVVGQQVQQFALAAPVNMVAYSRDGARIAAALEDGRLVLLDPSGGQVLKTIRPNQGAVNSVTFSPDNRILATGGEDGEVVLWDAATLVESRRLRGHQGAVYRITFSPDGRLLASGGQDKTVRIWDIATGTQRNNFTGHPGPVVSVAFSPDGRVLASSSLRASLRAGKTLILHDVASGRTLMELTPHKYRGFGRNETVYMASYSPDGKEFATASDNREIILWDNQVSDTLHLLEAHQKAVMALAFSPDGRLLASGGLDNRTLIWSTESGLLETELPIAQDWILSVSFSPDGRRLAASSKDGTVRVWDLSATLARLAHSVDEPDRGSGAVVSERSTGRTVLFILNPSNVSGDELWVNPFVVFERGNFISPLDGFIPKGGFNYQSGDSREASRRLLQTYFPSRESVAVVQGGVRIGAAVLNPVDYEGKDLFDGCFGGYGVTARGRFSVPPHARSFIGVRGARAFPEGRSARRIATISERTSFLRAARDVLQARGAPPTILRSLTVVTDAGDDVQVVDLDRDGSLELVGSVAVHSGGVQHNLFLIVKAGAGAVRPALVSYHRSEFPADGNRSHETERFVDHIDIDGDGADEIIVTKEQYEGMYYVIFKRNGTEWGIVYRGGGGGC